The proteins below are encoded in one region of Colletotrichum lupini chromosome 5, complete sequence:
- a CDS encoding heterokaryon incompatibility protein, translating to MDLDFRSILWMIAHEDSQNTSSTSYHIPQTCLANITAPKKTMDLSFSGLKGLYQIVKKAHSQDHALEAEKGKSRKMNCAICSNLGADEVKGQKLAANQRMAKFIELHDLQRSATNTSCQSCQLLWAALRLRKENLDEPSGKDVSGLLQMRFAPGASLQISVSGWGEDNIALELFSRRDDHGACHPTIGPAQEVESHSSSPASLTLASSWLQDCLANHPSCRQPALASTLPTRVIDVGINDHAVPCLVESRGASGAYAALSYCWGDPASHPAFKTTLLNFAAHQDAMPCAEMPPTLRDAVAITRNLGLRYLWIDALCIIQGDAQDWAREAGRMCEVYSNATVTISVDHADGSGVGVFAPQAFGAPPQRLDELGDAVRPVYVRDELKRKHNDITVLLRTIEVEGAHGEPINKRAWTLQEAILSNRTLHYTTNELVWECNTSRSCACRRGQPVELDEDAVVSGEGDFATQLLWTADDDYWRNPETVSRRPGKWRAPSWSWAAIEGPITFHPMSHFKGDLKVLDVQVEPLMTEDIYGQVCEGAKIVVRGAIVHNLEIATTEIQDGDSMMGFTEGVRYDLVDAGANRYTMICDYAGSVARNQQYSCLLVGKTWNKGDRCPSRVGVSFRAGALKNTNEMKLFNGVAREVITLL from the exons ATGGATCTTGACTTCCGGAGTATTCTATGGATGATCGCTCATGAGGATTCGCAGAACACAAGTAGCACTTCATATCACATCCCCCA GACATGTCTTGCGAACATCACGGCCCCAAAAAAGACGATGGACTTGTCGTTCAGCGGGTTAAAAGGCCTTTACCAAATCGTCAAAA AGGCGCATTCCCAAGATCATGCACTCGAGGCAGAGAAAG GAAAGTCGCGGAAGATGAACTGCGCAATCTGCTCCAACCTCGGTGCGGATGAGGTCAAGGGCCAGAAGCTCGCCGCGAATCAGCGCATGGCCAAGTTCATCGAGCTTCACGACCTCCAGCGATCCGCAACGAACACATCATGCCAGTCCTGCCAGCTCCTCTGGGCTGCGCTACGTCTGCGCAAGGAGAATCTAGATGAGCCCAGCGGCAAGGATGTATCTGGACTGTTGCAGATGCGCTTTGCACCGGGCGCGTCGCTCCAGATTTCCGTGTCTGGCTGGGGAGAAGATAACATTGCTCTAGAGCTCTTCTCGCGACGAG ACGATCATGGCGCATGCCATCCGACCATCGGTCCGGCCCAAGAAGTAGAGAGCCACTCTTCCTCCCCAGCCAGTCTCACTCTAGCATCGTCATGGCTTCAGGACTGCCTCGCAAATCACCCGTCCTGCAGGCAACCAGCATTAGCCTCGACTCTACCGACCCGTGTGATCGACGTCGGCATCAATGACCACGCCGTGCCGTGCCTCGTCGAGTCCCGCGGAGCCTCCGGCGCATACGCAGCATTAAGCTACTGCTGGGGCGACCCGGCCTCCCACCCGGCCTTCAAGACGACGCTCCTCAACTTCGCCGCGCACCAAGACGCCATGCCGTGCGCCGAAATGCCTCCGACCCTGCGGGACGCCGTCGCCATCACAAGAAACCTCGGACTGCGGTACCTATGGATCGACGCCCTCTGCATCATCCAAGGCGACGCCCAAGACTGGGCCCGGGAGGCGGGCCGCATGTGCGAAGTCTACTCCAACGCAACGGTCACCATCTCCGTAGACCACGCGGACGGGAGCGGCGTCGGCGTCTTCGCACCCCAGGCCTTTGGCGCCCCGCCGCAGCGTCTCGACGAGCTCGGGGACGCCGTGCGGCCGGTCTACGTCCGCGACGAGCTCAAGAGGAAACATAACGACATCACCGTCCTGCTCCGGACGATCGAGGTGGAGGGCGCGCACGGGGAGCCCATCAATAAGCGCGCCTGGACGCTCCAGGAGGCGATCCTGTCCAACAGGACGCTGCACTACACGACCAACGAGCTCGTCTGGGAGTGTAACACGTCGCGCTCATGCGCCTGCCGCCGCGGTCAGCCCGTCGAGCTGGACGAGGA CGCTGTCGTCAGCGGAGAGGGCGATTTCGCGACGCAGTTGCTCTGGACGGCGGATGACGACTACTGGCGCAACCCCGAGACAGTCTCGCGGAGGCCTGGGAAGTGGAGGGCGCCGAGCTGGAGCTGGGCGGCCATTGAGGGGCCCATCACGTTCCATCCCATGTCGCACTTCAAAGGTGACTTGAAGGTGTTGGATGTTCAGGTAGAACCTCTCATGACGGAGGATATCTACGGTCAAGTTTGCGAGGGAGCCAAGATCGTGGTTCGGGGGGCCATAGTACACAACCTTGAGATTGCAACTACAGAGATACAGGACGGGGATTCAATGATGGGGTTTACAGAAGGCGTCAGATACGACCTCGTGGATGCGGGAGCGAACAGATACACCATGATCTGCGACTATGCAGGCTCTGTTGCCCGTAATCAGCAATACTCCTGTCTGCTCGTGGGAAAGACATGGAACAAGGGCGATCGATGCCCATCC CGGGTTGGCGTGTCGTTCCGAGCAGGGGCTTTGAAAAACACGAACGAGATGAAGCTATTCAACGGCGTGGCCCGCGAGGTAATCACTCTTCTCTGA
- a CDS encoding plasma membrane proteolipid 3 → MPFTASDICKIILAVILPPVGVFLERGCGADFFINILLTILVCLAGTPYETTEYSRNDSFCKLQHGKIRQRSGSRGTRTQLGRRRARHCGYLWAFWQSARSQKRPGAQGSIVAGWPAAGSKRPVGQDRTGQGPRLRGEACIPVR, encoded by the exons ATGCCTTTCACCGCCTCCGATATCTGCAAGATCATTCTTGCCGTCATCCTCCCGCCCGTCGGTGTCTTCCTCGAGCGTGGCTGCGGCGCTGACTTCTTCATCAACATCCTGTTGACCATTCTTG TCTGCCTCGCGGGTACTCCGTACGAGACTACGGAATACAGCAGAAATGATTCATTTTGCAAATTGCAACATGGTAAAATCCGCCAGCGCAGCGGAAGCCGAGGGACGCGTACGCAGCTCGGACGCAGAAGAGCTCGGCACTGCGGGTACCTCTGGGCCTTCTGGCAATCGGCGCGAAGCCAGAAGCGTCCGGGGGCCCAGGGCTCCATTGTGGCTGGCTGGCCGGCCGCTGGCAGCAAGCGCCCGGTGGGACAGGATAGGACAGGACAGGGCCCCCGCCTTCGCGGTGAGGCCTGTATCCCTGTCCGCTAG
- a CDS encoding actin: MSPAFAARNAARFAVQRRQFTLLHNMRNVARSFEPHPFQRMSQTGVHAKPYYGAMIKKRAVTAAMFFPLAFGILGWPYASMLLVDGHMRATATTTQREYLTNRCQGPANKLECGFLLTAIEPPSIESPPLAVTARPTNKGVPPRKRTETTSSKSIMTDSLHNAPIVLDNGSGTIRAGFAGDDLPKCYFPSFVGRPKHLRVLAGALEGEVFIGQKAATELRGLLKIRYPLEHGIVTDWDDMEKIWEYVYGEGLKTLSEEHPVLLTEPPLNPRSNRDTAAQILFETFNVPALYTSIQAVLSLYASGRTTGIVLDSGDGVSHAVPVYEGFAMPSSIRRIDVAGRDVTEYMQMLLRKSGYVFHTSAEKEVVRLIKESVTYVAQDPRKEEKEWANRTDPAKGVEYVLPDGHKLKIGAERFRAPEILFDPEIIGLEYPGVHQIVVDAINRTDLDLRKSLYSNIVLSGGSTLTRGFGDRLLTELQRLAVKDMRIKIFAPPERKYSTWIGGSILAGLSTFRKMWVSIDDWHENPEIIHTKLT; this comes from the exons ATGTCTCCCGCCTTCGCCGCCCGCAACGCTGCTCGCTTCGCTGTTCAGCGCAGACAGTTTACTCTCCTCCACAACATGCGCAACGTCGCCCGGTCCTTCGAGCCTCATCCCTTCCAGAGAATGTCGCAGACTGGTGTTCACGCCAAGCCTTACTACGGTGCCATGATTAAGAAGCGTGCCGTCACCGCAGCAAT GTTCTTCCCCCTTGCTTTCGGCATCCTCGGCTGGCCCTACGCAAGCATGCTGCTTGTCGATGGTCACAT GCGAGCAACTGCGACCACGACCCAACGAGAATACCTGACAAACAGGTGCCAGGGACCTGCCAACAAGCTCGAGTGCGGCTTTCTGTTGACTGCCATCGAGCCACCAAGCATCGAATCGCCCCCACTCGCAGTCACCGCCCGACCAACAAACAAAGGGGTTCCGCCGCGAAAACGAACCGAAACGACCAGCAGCAAGAGCATC ATGACGGACTCGCTGCACAACGCGCCAATTGTCCTGGACAATGGCTCCGGTACGATCCGTGCCGGTTTCGCAGGCGACGACCTGCCCAAATGCTATTTTCCCTCGTTCGTCGGTCGGCCCAAGCATCTGAGAGTTCTCGCCGGCGCGCTCGAGGGCGAGGTCTTTATCGGACAGAAGGCGGCAACGGAGCTCAGAGGCCTGCTGAAGATCAGGTACCCGCTGGAGCACGGCATCGTTACGGACTGGGACGATATGGAAAAGATTTGGGAGTACGTCTACGGCGAAGGCCTCAAGACGCTCAGTGAAGAG CATCCCGTCCTCTTGACCGAACCACCCCTCAACCCTCGCAGCAATCGCGACACAGCGGCTCAGATCCTCTTCGAGACCTTCAACGTCCCGGCACTGTACACATCAATCCAAGCCGTCCTATCATTATACGCTAGCGGCCGGACAACCGGTATCGTTCTTGACTCGGGTGATGGAGTGTCACACGCGGTGCCAGTTTACGAGGGTTTCGCCATGCCGAGCAGCATCAGGCGGATAGACGTGGCAGGACGCGATGTGACCGAGTACATGCAAATGCTGCTGCGGAAGAGTGGCTACGTCTTCCACACCAGCGCCGAGAAGGAGGTTGTGCGGCTCATCAAGGAGTCTGTAACTTATGTCGCTCAAGACCCCAGGAAAGAGGAGAAGGAGTGGGCAAACAGGACAGATCCGGCCAAGGGCGTGGAATACGTTCTTCCGGACGGTCACAAGCTTAAA ATCGGTGCGGAACGGTTCAGAGCACCCGAAATCCTCTTCGACCCAGAAATCATCGGCCTCGAGTACCCCGGTGTGCACCAAATTGTCGTTGATGCCATCAACAGGACGGATCTCGACCTGCGCAAGTCGCTCTACAGCAACATTGTACTCTCTGGCGGCAGCACGCTGACCAGGGGCTTCGGTGACCGTCTGTTGACGGAGCTGCAACGGCTGGCCGTCAAGGACATGAGAATAAAGATTTTTGCGCCGCCAGAACGCAAGTACTCGACATGGATCGGTGGAAGTATTTTGGCTGGTCTCAGCACTTTCCGAAAG ATGTGGGTGAGCATCGACGACTGGCATGAGAACCCGGAAATCATTCATACCAAGCTTACGTGA
- a CDS encoding GPI biosynthesis protein family Pig-F, which translates to MPLVDPVTMSAPASSKAASDAGKPKDNVLHPVQVLASPAAQVVRHLQPVLVSGLFLAQFSSLVTDPVRTLQNSLPIVVAIQVVYAFVSLPAAGSQSARPSRKPRPGEKKKVESAGPNIFIAIFLSLLLAVLVTPAIHVVLVLFGAPFLTHVPHTLLCSANVAILSLFPLFYVHGVDASTWAALASAAAPLDEAYGGLLGGLLGAWLGAVPIPLDWDREWQKWPVTIVCGLYAGYILGKTIGGTLAFGRKMAPSAHDDE; encoded by the exons ATGCCACTGGTCGACCCCGTGACAATGTCAGCGCCAGCATCATCAAAAGCCGCCTCCGACGCGGGCAAGCCAAAGGACAACGTATTACATCCTGTCCAGGTCCTGGCGAGCCCTGCTGCGCAGGTCGTCCGACACCTCCAGCCGGTGCTCGTCTCCGGCCTCTTCCTCGCGCAGTTCAGCTCCCTGGTGACCGACCCCGTGCGAACCCTCCAAAACTCGCTCCCCATCGTCGTCGCGATCCAGGTCGTCTACGCCTTTGTCAGTCTGCCGGCAGCCGGATCGCAAAGCGCGAGGCCGTCGAGGAAGCCTCGGCCAggcgagaagaagaaggttgAGAGCGCGGGGCCCAATATCTTCATT GCTATATTCCTTTCCCTCCTCCTCGCTGTCCTCGTTACGCCAGCCATCCACGTCGTTCTCGTCCTCTTCGGCGCCCCCTTTTTGACGCATGTACCGCATACCCTCCTCTGCTCCGCCAACGTCGCCATTCTCTCGCTCTTCCCGCTCTTCTACGTTCATGGAGTCGATGCGAGCACCTGGGCGGCTCTAGCCAGTGCGGCGGCACCGTTGGACGAGGCATACGGCGGTCTCCTAGGAGGTCTGTTGGGCGCGTGGCTCGGTGCGGTGCCCATTCCGCTCGACTGGGATCGTGAGTGGCAGAAGTGGCCCGTCACTATTGTCTGCGGCCTCTACGCTGGATACATCTTGGGCAAGACGATTGGCGGCACATTGGCGTTTGGCAGGAAAATGGCTCCCTCGGCGCACGACGACGAATGA